From a single Ignavibacteria bacterium genomic region:
- a CDS encoding DUF4115 domain-containing protein, which yields MMRKLAEELKENRLKQEITLQQMFVKTRISIKYLEAIENGNFEVLPEVYLKAFIKSYAAAVGMDEEAVIRKFEAAKGGHEYQERQEEETHHAQREERPPQQPKHPKKEYHSIDTSAPLSEDDSLSQQSGRGNLIVAGIGILLFIVIVAAYFMFFHHSSKEIVTEKPYEEYIENNKPKTDSLAATAPAQTAPQSASNDSLTLKVKTKDLTWVKITADSTRVSEFNLQPNTEKDIKARRNFKVILGNSGSVELMLNNNPLSFSGGKGTVRVLRIDSSGVASSRAVKSSKDKNE from the coding sequence ATGATGAGAAAATTAGCAGAGGAATTGAAAGAAAACAGGCTGAAGCAGGAAATTACGCTTCAGCAGATGTTTGTTAAGACACGTATAAGCATAAAATACCTTGAAGCTATTGAAAATGGTAATTTTGAGGTGCTGCCTGAGGTATATCTGAAGGCTTTTATTAAATCATATGCTGCCGCAGTTGGCATGGACGAAGAGGCTGTAATCCGGAAATTTGAGGCTGCAAAAGGCGGTCACGAATACCAGGAACGGCAGGAAGAGGAAACTCACCATGCTCAGAGGGAGGAAAGACCACCGCAGCAGCCAAAGCACCCCAAAAAAGAATATCATTCTATCGATACATCTGCCCCGCTGTCTGAGGACGACTCCTTGTCTCAACAGTCAGGCAGAGGTAATCTGATTGTTGCAGGAATAGGTATTCTGCTTTTTATTGTGATTGTAGCTGCTTACTTCATGTTCTTCCATCATTCTTCAAAGGAAATAGTTACAGAAAAGCCTTATGAGGAATATATTGAGAACAATAAACCTAAGACCGACAGCCTTGCAGCTACTGCTCCAGCGCAGACGGCTCCTCAGTCTGCATCAAATGACAGTCTTACCTTAAAGGTAAAAACCAAAGATCTTACGTGGGTTAAGATTACAGCAGACAGTACACGCGTAAGCGAATTTAACCTTCAGCCCAACACGGAAAAGGACATAAAGGCCAGGAGAAATTTCAAAGTAATTCTTGGAAACTCCGGTTCCGTTGAGCTGATGTTAAATAATAATCCGCTCAGTTTCTCTGGCGGCAAGGGAACTGTAAGAGTGCTTAGAATTGATTCAAGCGGAGTAGCTTCTTCGAGAGCCGTCAAATCATCAAAAGACAAGAATGAGTAA